TTTAATAATGAAGGtactttttatttcagatttgCCTTTGGTCTCTGTTTATGTTAAAAGCTGCAGTCTTAGGCCCTGCTGCTCCATGCATTTATGCACATGTGTAGCTTTATGCATGTGAgccctgacttcagtgagacaacTCACCGCGCATAAAATTAACACCAACTACTTGCAGAATCAGATCTTAAAGGCCAAGTTACATTTAGTAGAAATTCATTTTGTGATGGAAAACAATTCTGGCAGCAACAATATGGTTTGTGGACAAATTGATTAGGCTATTGTTTTAAAAACTATGTAGCAAATCACAACGGTAAATTTACTGAAATGGACCAcagtgggcccaatcctgctcccaatcAGGTCCAATGTTGTGTATATTCAGATTAAATATGCTTATTTCCTCTGGGGCGAAAAGCACTGAATTTTATGACCATGTTACAAATAACAATACAGGTCTTAATCTATTAAATTATATGATCTGGACATAGTTTATGAACTTCAGCAATACCCCTCAAATTGACATACACAATAAAAACCTCCTAGATGGAAAACTGTTTTGAAAGTGTGCtccaagttaaaaaataaaaatcccttgTAATAACAACACTGCTGGCATAGCCATGACCCAAATGAAATCTGAACAAGCAGAAAGGTACTAAAGATCCTCAGTGATTAGATCCCATGCTAAAAAAGTGGCAATGTGCCAAGCAATGTCCAATGCCTTTTATTGCACAAAGCTGGTACTATTGGATATAAAAGCAGACTGGAGATTGGAGTGAATTTGTCAAAAAATTTCTTTATATAATAAACAGTGCGAGCAGACAAACAAATGGAGATTGAATTCCCACAGCCTGACAGTCTCTCAAGTCTCCTTAATTGTCTTTATTACTTGAATTGAATAAAAAGGGAATTCAAGTTCTCAGGGTTGCATGTACAAAATTGTGTAATGCTAAAAGATTTCCTTCTCTTTTAAATTTACATTACAAAATTATGGAAATCTTTAGGAAAGAATCTACTTCTCCCCTGTAATCTAATGTTAAGATCTTTTACTTACACTTTCTCCCCCTCACCATCCCATATTTCAGTCTTTATTGTTCAGTCTGGCTACAGAGGGCGTACATTTATTAAGTATATTATTTGCAAAGCTTGTAGCGTTTAATGTTAATCTGCACCTTTTTCATATCTGCTAAATTTAATGCTTGCTAGGCTGGCTCTTCAACCACAAATATTTTGTATCCAGCTATATTTCAGTCCATGGTGAGCTTAACAATTAAATGTCACATATAATAGAAGAAAGAATGCAAAACATATTTCTAGTCCTCTAAACCAAAGGATACGATTTGCAGAAGACAAGAAATGGCGCAATTTAAGGAATTATAACACTTTTGATGCCTCCCTGGAATAATCATGCTGAATCAGAAGGAAACTTTCTACACTCTGCTTCTGTTCTTGAAATGAACACATATTTGTGTTTCCAATAAAAGGCTATTTTTACATTAACTATCTGTAACAGCAGGGAATAGAAAAACTAACAATCTCCACCTCATACAAGGGATGATCTTGATATCACATGGATGCTTCTTCAAAACTGTTATTTATAAAAAGGCAACAAGAAAAATGCACAAACAGTTTAATCTTTTGTGTGTCACTGAAAGAGTAACCACTTTTGGATCGCCTacgtttttaacatttttttccctcctaGAAGTAAATTTCTCAGCCATACAGGCCACTGTGTTTAATTAAGCTTTCAAAAGTCCTCTGACAATGCCAACAATTGAAAGACACTTCTGTAGCTCAATCATGCAATCATTGTGACAGTTCTATTTACAATTTGTCTTAAAGAGACTTTCTCTGACATTGTACTTTAACAAAACATCCAAGCTGCCAGTTCACAACCTTTCTCTGTCTTATTTACAAATACAGCTTGTACGCAGGACTGAGAATCTCATAATCATGAGTCTTTGGATAGTGCCCTCACAAATTTTCCATCTTGTAACTATTTTGTCCAGCCCATTACTATCTGCTATGAAGCTTTGTTTTGAACAATTACAGTTAGAATTTTAGCCATTTTAGAATATTTAAGCTTCTTCTGTCTCATTGTTTAGATGCAATGCTAACTATTCAGTTCATCAGCCAATGATTTTTAtccagaacaaaataaaataataaggaAATGCAATTTACGCATCACAGAATTACAACAGTAATTGCTAATAGTGTACTAAGAGAATTTCTGTGGCATATAGACAAGTCAAAGAAATTCTATTCTGAGAATTCTAATAGTTAAATGTACTTAGTCCATCAGTTAGTATCATACTAGGTTCATTTTCCATTTGATTATTCAATGGAAACGTATTTCTGACATTTGTTTTCCTTATGTTGGATTTGTATCTAACTGGCGATTGGAGAAAACAGATGTAGGCACTCAAAGtgaacttctctctctctctctctctctctctctctctctctttgtatatACACTATATAAAGCTATACAATCATAATTATAAATTAGAATATATGTAACATTCCAATGAGATAAATATGAAGTGTAGTAGTAGTTAAAatgcctttccctcccccccaaaaaataatctTTCATTAATCTATACAGCTTTATGTATTCAACAAGCATCAAAACCTAACACCAATGGActataaatatttcttttcccttttcagtAAGTGAACAGCAGTTTTACATTCACTGATATCTTGGTACTTCAGTTAATATTTTCCTCTATTGTAAAATAAGAGACTGGATAACTAAACCCCTGCCGTAGCACTCACTGCAAATCACAGACTGCTGATATCTGGTGGTGAGTGTTTGACACACATATTGATGAAAGCTGCCTCATTGGACCCACACAACATATCCTATTAATTTTCATTAAATTTATGACATTTCTGCCATAGCACTGGATCGTCACTCAAAATTTTATATcaagccaaagagagagagatacacacacatacacagaacaGCTATGTGTGGATGTGTGTATCTATATTTTATGTATATGCATGCATATTGTACATGTACACACATACTATTATAAGCATTCCTTTATCTGGAAAATGGTTAGGATGAAGAGACGCCTAGAGACAGTTAAAATATACATCATTTCACTGTACATTTGAGTGACTGCCTTTCTTGCAGTTGGGTGCATTGATCCCTAAGCATTACTTATCTTAGGAAGATGGTCTCTTATTATAATGCACCAAATTATTGACTGTAAAATGACACACAAAGCAGgtactataaatatatctaaccTAGAACTCTACAGTAACCTCTTTCTGAAGAATACTTAACTGGCTGCATTTTTTACAttgttattaaatatattttctggACTTTTATCATGAAGAATTGGTTCattcagcttctgtatcatttatccctatttttaaaattacatattcACATATCTTTTGCATTCTTGTGATTATTGTTTCCTTTCTACTTTTGCAAAAAGGAACACAGATATAAAATATGGGAATTAGTAACTGCCATTCTGAGATTCACTTCAGGGACCCCCAAAATACCTGAACTCCACAACTTATTCAATGACCCTGACTGTTAATTTCACTGACGGACACTGGAAATCATTGGTGTGATCATTCCTGCTATTGACATATTACTTTGTGATATGACAAAACTGTCTCTTGGTTAACTAATTCCAGTGTGGaaacatattaaataaaaattaaaggaacAGTATAAGAGCTCATAATTATCCGTGCATGAAAGCTTTACCTCACCTGAGTCACATCACTTGTGCACCCACTGGAGAGCttgtatatatttttcctttgaaaacaatTAGAAGCTGATCTTACATTCCTTCCAtacccaaaactcccattgattccagctGGAGCTTTGAATGTGCAAGAAATATAGACAGTATTGGACTTCTGGTATGTGTCAGTTTTAAACATAATTGCACAGAAATCTCTCTGCACAGGAGACATGAAAAGAACTGGAGCTAGATCTTGCAGTCCTTACTTACAAGAGTAATCTCTACCTCTGTGTGTAGTACTATTGACTTTCATGGAATTCCTTTTCTGAGTAAAGACTATCTGCACACATATGATTTATGTGCATGtgaaagggtttgcaggatcaggtccttagttgTTTTTTTTGTCTGTTGTACATTGTACATACCCCGAATTCAGTCCTTAGCTTACTGAACCATTTAGAAGAACAAGGGACAGTTAAAAACATATTATTCTTCTAATTAGCAACATCATTACATccttcagggccaaattctgcccactTAACTAATGCTAGGAATCTAACTAATGGTAACCACCCTATATATATGAGTACAGAAGGCAGGCTTTGGCTCACATGGTTCAACAACTGTAATAGTAGAATTCTAAACTAAAGCAAATAATTCTAAACTCCTCagtgtggttgtatcttagactGAATGGCCTATTTGAGACCATGGCAAGAAGTGTGGTTTTAATTCTTGCTTGACAGATACTGTGTTTTGTCTTTTAAACAGAGCCGTTCAATATGTAAATACGATGTTACATCACACAAGTGTTACTCCATATTTGGTGATTTAGCATGGCTTCAGATCTCTGAAGACTACAAATCCCTTCCGCTAGGCTCTTGCTTCATTAATCATGCCCTACACTTCTGTTCATTTTCCTTCAAATCACAGACAGCACATGGAAATGGTCACTGCCATATACCACTCTGGAAAAAAACTCTTTAACCTACATGTCACAGAAGTTGAATGTGCTGGAAAATTTAAGCcatctttcaaaatgcagctTGCCAGTAAATTGACCctatatatgtgtgtgcatgtgtgtgtgtgtatatatatatatatatactcttaCTACAAAGCTTTCAAAAAACATAAATGCCACATTTGATTTTAATGATTGgttggaggaaaaaaatatcaCATTGAATCCTGCAATGCCTACTGACCTATTATGGTTGAACTGTGTGGCCATGGTAAGTCAAAGACAAGATCCAGTATATCATGTGATTACATACAGTACTTTTGCTAACACTGAACTACCCTTTAGGCTATTAAAATAGAGGTATAAGTGATGTCTTATCCTAACTGATGTTTCCATAAAACTAGATCAGGCATTGGTTGATTTTAATATGCTACAGCACTACatatttataattatattttaagcATAATTTAATACCAAGCAATGGGTGGTGCTCATATTTACTTTCAGGATTTTAGAAACTAACTGACTTGTTAGCCTTCCAGTAtttctctgattttctttttcatattaAGTTCAATTATTTTAACCTCAGCCACTGAGACATTCACATAGTGTCTTTCCAATTAAAAATTTATCATAGGAAATGacattatttacttttttaaattacatttatatATTGTTTGTTGTGCAAAACAGAACTCAGTCTTGGACATTTGTACGGGTGACATGTGGTTGTGTAAACCACAaacaaaatcaagatacatctGTCAAAACCACATCAGAGACAAGAGAGAGCACAGAGAAGCATTTATCATTTGGCTGAGGAGGCAGGCTGCAGACAGCGGCCTTTCCTGTCAAACCAACCTTTTGAAATTTCCAACATGCCCTTAAACTTTTCGAATAAGCATGTCTGTGCGCTTCAGCAACTGCCCTCTCTACTCTGGCCTGGCCAGTCGAAAATGGCATCTTAAAGTCAAGGTCGGTGGTGTCACTTTGCCATGGGGCTGTGTTTAATTACAGTCCATACGCTGACAGCCAGTATGGATCCAAGGCTAGCTGATGCTCAGTTAACTCTTTCACCCCTGAGTTAACAAAAGACTGTAAAGCTAGTTCTTGTATAACACAGCAGAGtgtaaaatatacatatatggaATTAAGATAGACAACACACAAGGAGACAGCTTCTATACTATATACAATTAAGAAAACAGAATCCTAGCAAACCCTGTTGAAAATACACATGAGTATTGCATGGGCCTGTTGATGCTATAACTACTCAGCcacttggaaatattttttgtgtaCTTAATATGAACTGAAACGCAGAGTATTTAACACGTTGGCTGTCATGGTGACTAGAACGGAAAAACAGACACAGCACTTCACAACTGTGAGCATTATTACTACAGTTTGACTGAACATGGAAATAAACTTGTAAATGCTTCTCCTTGCTTCAATTTACCTGCTATATGTTCCTGTTTAGGGCAGATTCCTCTAGATGACGTTGATAAACAATCGTCATCCTCTGGTGTGACCTGGATGCCAACCTCCACAGGATTGGATGCTTTTTTCAGCTCACTTggtgagggtgaaggtggcttATCCACAGCCTTCTCTAAGCAGAGACTGCCATTGCATTGTTTCCGTTTGTGCTCAATAAAAATAAGAATGTCCCCCAATGGGAAGTTCATCTGACACTGGCCACAAGTAAGGAGGTCATGATCCCCTTCTGGAGCTCCCAACGTGCCATGCTCTGGTTCATCATCAGTAAGAATGGCTTCAAGAGGTTCGGCTGCAGTTtaagaaacaaaaggagaaaCATTAGACCTCTTGTGAAAAGAAGGagaaggtggggagagagaaaatcatGTTGTTGAGCCCTCTGTTCATGGATGCTACACCGAGTTTTGAATATTTATAGAATGAAAAAACTAAACCTGCATTACGTGAACAGATAGCACATTATCAGTCCAACAAGAAGCAAATGTAGTTATCGATGTTGATAGGGAACATATTTCGAGAAAGCAGCTGTAATATGCAGAACTGTCAGAATGGAACCTGCCATCTTATCTATATTCCTGGATTTAGACAAAGTCCTAATTTGAATGAATGATTTAATagtgaaaattaaaataacagctgtaaaaaaaattactgtgagACAACTATGGTATCATGAAGAAAAGCCAATACTGTCCTTTGTTGCCAGAGGtattatttatgtttatgtatttatgactgaagtgtgtgtgtgtgtgtgtgtgtgtgtgtgtgcacgcacccGTAATGTATGACTTGGTCATGGAATAGCTACATATTGATGACCAAGTCATACGTTTTGAAATGCTGAACTGTGAGTTAGGTGTGTGCGTGCAAAGATATGAACATACACACGCAAAGCCACATAGATTGTGCATGAACACATATGCAGAGGGGCTACATAGCCctgtgctgtgtgtgtatgtacggatgtttatatatttgtattctGGTCCGTTTAAAAATTGAAAACCTGTCAACGAATCATGGGAAAAAAGACCAAATTAATAAATAAGGAAACTAAATAGCAATACTTTTCAGATACCTCCCAGAAATTAAAGAAATATCAAATTCACTGGCAATTCTACTTAGACACATTAACTAAACAGGATACCTTTGCATACTTAAGAAAATAAGCCaattaggtttttttgttttgtttttttcattctgaaaaaagGAATGCCTAAATTATTCTAAATATGTTAGCAATTGTGGTCTTCATCATATATAAATCAGTATGGTCAACTGAATGCCACATTTCATAACAACGGTGAAAAGACCTTTCTTTACACTTGAAATACCCTGCCTAATGTTGTCAAAGTTGACTAATTTTCTGAATGAGCTCCAAAAAGCTTCATTATGAGACTATTTCTACACACATAGTCGTCAGTGGATTGTATAACAAGGCAGACAtgcctttcttttctgtttgctttttttaacttTGTACTGAAATATCTTAGCAATATGTATGCAGCATTCATCATTATAACCttgcaaggaaaaaaaacctgttgGTATTTCTCTCCCTATGCAACATAATACATatactaacaacaacaacaaccaccaaaATGAGCTGACACTACAAAACATAGAATGCCTCAAAATGTTGCCAGTAAATGAAAGTGAGACCCAATACAACTCTTAAACAGTTAATCAGTCTGACCTTCTTTAGTGAGCCTCCAATTTCACATTTAATGAACTTAAAGCCACAGAGAatcaaaaaatagattttaatttgACTGCAGAATATTGGAACAGATTTTGATAAAGTGCAAAAATCCAGTGAACTCAGGTTAAATTTATTTCAACCCTACCTAGGCTGAATATTGAGGAGGAAGATCTGGAGTAGCTCCCAGTTGTGCTGTGTAAAATAATATTGAAAGAGCACCTTACCGTACCTTAGCTCCAACTAGGACACACTGATACATTCCATAATTTCTTGCCTCTAGTGCTACTCCTAATTTAACATAAGGTCAACTACAGGAATATGAAGGTTATATTcatattaataaaaacaatatcTTAATCATTTGGGTTTTCTTCTAACCTTACTGACCAAAAGATAATACACAACATGCATTTACACTTTTCTGGCATAGAAAAAGAAACAGGAATGTTTCTGAAATGTCTGTCTATGTCATTTTCTCAAGTAACAACTGTTTGCATttgcacaaagtgagtaactgAATATGGAAGTCATTCCATCAGATTCTTTCTacaaaaaaggtttttttgtgtTAAGCAGTAATTGTAACTTTTAGTTTACTAACTCAaagtagcaaaatattttttaaaattgatattcTCCTTATAACTGTTTTGACTGGAACCTAGCACAATAATTACTCAATTGTAATATTTATTCGTTGGCCTGATTTGTTTCTGAAATTGTCAATATTACTCAGCAATGAAAGAGAATATTGTGCTCAGATACCAGACAGTTAAAAGTAATGCGAAACAAAAACAGACTTTGCTAAAGACTGTACTGACTGGGCTGATTTACAATCAAAACCAGGAAATGAAGTGGGAATTCAGAGGCTGCTGATTACACCTCCACATTTCACCTAATTAATTTTATAGGAGGCAAAGTTCTCGAAAATAACAAGATGATCAAATGTACAGATATAAAACCTGTAACCTCAACATTTTCTATGCTCTTAAGGTAAATTATTGCTAATTAACAAGAATTATATACTAATGTATGAAATACCTCTGGCAACGTGTTCGTTACAAAACGTTTGGCTCCCGATCCTCTGAGAGAAAGCAAAATGTGGTTTTATTAtttctgctgtttaaaaaaaaaaaaaccaggtgCACAAAGAAAATTTGAAAATACAATTCACCTGGCCTGGCCACTGATTTGCAGTGCACTTCTTTGAATTCTGGGGCAATCACAAGCTCCTTCCTGGGTATCTAATCATTCCTTGTATGTTTTTAATGCAAAATGCCCTTCCATTAACATGTATTTCTacaagaacaacaaggagtctgctggcaccttcaagactaacagatttatttgggcataagctttcctgggtaaaaaccccacttctccaGATGCATGTATTTCTAGCCTCTCTCTCgcccttcccccattccccaccaacATCCACCAAAATAACACCATCTTCTGTATCAAGTTCAATGGATTTTTGTCTCAAAAGAAGTGTGAGGGACGCAATGGAAGAAAAAGCACCAGTTCTGCATTACCAAGAGTGGGGGGTTGACGGGGGGAGAAATGTATCTGTATAGATTCAGCAAGACAGAGAGGTCTAAATGCCCCAGCAGCAGACAGGGCTGTGTCCAGCTTagaagacaaaaaagaaaagcaggggagaaagagagagtgacGGGCTAGTCCAAGTTTGCCTTCAAGTGTGTCTTGGGATTGTCTTACAGTCTAAGGGAACAAATGATGGCTAATAATGTGGGCAAGTGGCCGGTGTTTTAAAGCAGACAGAAAGCGGGAGCGcatgagggaaggaaggaaagaaaaagagggGAGAGCGAACTTGGAGAGGACTGAGCAGGCACAATGGGAGCAGCGTGGATCGGAAGCTTAGTGCAAACACGTGCGAGCCAGCAAGGTGCCGTCTCCCCTTTCGGCTGGGGCCGAGCTCAGCTCGGCTCCCGCTTCTCCACCCCAgtgccgccccccccgccccccccccagcgcccatGAGGATTGCCTTTGCCTCGGATGGGCCTGTAGCGAGACCCGacccgctgggggggggggggggggacaaacaAAAGCAGATGTGTCCAAGTAAGCCAAACAAACACAAAGTCACAGATGAGAAGGTGCCACTCAGCTCCCCCTTCGAAAGAGtatttcaagcttttttttttctggagggGGGGATGTCGTTTGCTTTCCACGCGCTACAGCATCGTGCAAAGCTACGACTAGACAGAAGGGAtcccagccagcccagcgccGCCTGGAAAGGCTCCCGAGCCCGTCTGTGACCCCCACGGCTTGATCGGCCCTCGGGGTAGTGAGGGGAAATGAAGGGCCAACTTGCTAGTCCTCGCGATCCTCGGAAATCGTTTGCTGCTCTGAGCGGACGGGAACGGCGTTAAAACAAACATTACAGGGAGAAACTGGGTCTTTTCTCCAGTGTGGGGTCTACGGGCTGCGTTCCTGTTTCCTCACCAGCCATAAAGCAAGGCAAAATTAAGAAcaaagaaagggggaggggggagaaagaaaggggggaaagggggggaagagagaaagaaagaaaacccgcCCTCCCTCCTTCCTAAACGAGAATGCTGAGAATTAAAGACGTGGTGAAACTGATCAGGTTCAAGTTCGTTGGGCTTTTTTGATCTTGTTCTGCCTCCTAGCGACTGAATCTCACATGCAAACCTATCgttaaccaattttttttaaatccaactCCAAcacatctcgccccccccccccaagccccccaAATCTCACAGGGAGAAATGTACCGAATGGCAATTACActgccagcaaaaaaaaaattaataacttAAATATGTATCTGTATATTACATATGGAATTGCCAAGTCAGGGGGAAACCCTGCACGACTGGGGAAGGATTTGGGGATGGAAATCTAATCTTTCAATTATTCTGTGACAAGTGAGTCtaacacacgcgcacacacaaacCCTAAGGATGAATGCACTCCGgtatatgcatttttaaaagtaacataGGTTACTAGTGTCGGCACCAGTTTCGGCAGCTCGCGGAGGAATCGGGTGGAAGGGGGTGGGTTCCTGCGACATGTTCTGGAAGAGATAGCACCTCCAGAAATGTGACAGTTATGTTGCAATACATAACATAACACAACGTTTTGCATTTCAAAAAGCTCTTAGAACTGTAGCAAATGACTGAAACAatgagg
This genomic window from Eretmochelys imbricata isolate rEreImb1 chromosome 3, rEreImb1.hap1, whole genome shotgun sequence contains:
- the BCL11A gene encoding BCL11 transcription factor A isoform X4 codes for the protein MSRRKQGKPQHLSKREFSPEPLEAILTDDEPEHGTLGAPEGDHDLLTCGQCQMNFPLGDILIFIEHKRKQCNGSLCLEKAVDKPPSPSPSELKKASNPVEVGIQVTPEDDDCLSTSSRGICPKQEHIAGKDEPSSYTCTTCKQPFNSAWFLLQHAQNTHGLRIYLESEHGSPLTPRVRHTPSLGVVPRELVTCGNFRMEARDRLNSERM